In the genome of Jeotgalibacillus haloalkalitolerans, one region contains:
- a CDS encoding SpoVR family protein: protein MESKVLARTIGEVTEIAKGFGLDFYPMRYEICPASVIYTFGAYGMPSRFSHWSFGKQYHKMKMQYDLGLSKIYELVVNTNPCYAFLLDTNTLIQNKLIIAHVLAHSDFFKNNVRFSKTNRDMIQQMSATSERIKAYEKQFGVEKVEDFLNAVLAIEEHIDPLLFKSELPVQESKPIKSKEPYSDLWDEDVEKNEPVKKKNFPEQPEKDLMLFIQSHSKELEEWQRDIMTMVREEMLYFWPQLETKILNEGWATYWHQKIMRELPLTEEETIEYAKLNASVIQPSKTSINPYYLGLKLLQDIEKKEENEKKAKKKLFEIRELESDQSFIRNYFTKEFSRQEDLYLFQQFGKDYKITDKDFEAVRDELVQSRVNGGFPCLYVEDGDYMKNGELYIRHAYEGTELDVQYLEKVMHYIYQLWGRTVHFETVLNQKAFLFTCSGRGVYKKQVE, encoded by the coding sequence ATGGAATCAAAAGTATTAGCCAGAACAATCGGTGAAGTAACTGAAATTGCTAAAGGGTTCGGTCTAGATTTTTATCCGATGCGCTATGAGATCTGTCCCGCATCTGTCATTTATACATTTGGTGCATATGGAATGCCCTCGCGCTTTTCCCATTGGAGTTTTGGAAAACAGTATCACAAAATGAAAATGCAGTATGACCTTGGCTTGAGTAAAATCTATGAGCTCGTTGTGAATACAAATCCATGCTATGCATTTCTTCTTGATACAAATACACTGATCCAGAATAAGCTCATTATTGCCCACGTCCTTGCGCATAGTGATTTTTTTAAAAACAATGTACGGTTTAGTAAAACAAACCGGGATATGATCCAGCAGATGAGTGCAACGTCAGAGCGGATCAAAGCGTATGAAAAACAATTTGGTGTAGAAAAAGTAGAGGATTTCTTAAATGCTGTATTAGCGATTGAAGAACATATTGATCCTCTGCTGTTCAAATCAGAACTGCCGGTGCAGGAATCAAAACCAATAAAATCAAAAGAGCCTTATAGTGATTTGTGGGATGAAGACGTTGAAAAGAATGAACCGGTAAAAAAGAAAAATTTCCCCGAACAGCCGGAAAAAGATTTAATGCTGTTTATTCAGTCCCACAGTAAAGAGCTTGAAGAATGGCAACGGGACATTATGACAATGGTACGGGAAGAAATGCTGTATTTCTGGCCGCAGCTTGAGACGAAGATTTTAAATGAAGGATGGGCAACGTACTGGCATCAGAAAATCATGCGGGAGCTGCCGCTGACAGAGGAAGAAACGATTGAATACGCAAAGTTAAATGCAAGTGTCATTCAGCCGTCAAAAACATCAATCAACCCATATTATCTTGGTCTGAAGCTGCTGCAGGATATCGAGAAGAAGGAAGAAAACGAAAAGAAAGCGAAGAAAAAACTGTTTGAAATACGTGAGCTTGAGTCGGACCAGTCGTTTATCAGAAACTACTTTACGAAGGAATTTTCAAGACAGGAAGACCTGTATTTATTCCAGCAGTTCGGCAAGGACTACAAAATTACAGATAAAGATTTTGAAGCGGTGAGAGATGAGCTTGTACAGTCCAGAGTCAACGGTGGTTTCCCTTGTCTTTATGTTGAAGACGGGGATTATATGAAAAATGGAGAACTATATATCAGGCATGCCTACGAAGGAACAGAGCTGGACGTTCAATATCTTGAAAAGGTTATGCACTATATCTATCAACTGTGGGGAAGAACGGTCCATTTCGAAACAGTATTGAATCAGAAGGCCTTTTTGTTTACATGCAGTGGCCGCGGGGTATATAAAAAGCAGGTTGAATAG
- a CDS encoding PepSY domain-containing protein gives MNRKLIGGTIAGAVILGGAFGADALADQFKTVGIQDQAERTENAQANSPVQQNQDENLLTLEEAKEKALSEFEGVVESIELERQNGRMVYDIDIDNGPEDVDLDMDAVTGEVLRSKTDWDDDDDRDSDVNSKDLLSKQEALDIATAEFTGKPEEIELDDDDGKMIYEIELKNGEQEAEFDIDAVTGDILNMEFDD, from the coding sequence ATGAACAGAAAGTTAATCGGTGGAACCATTGCAGGAGCAGTCATTTTGGGAGGAGCATTCGGGGCAGACGCGTTAGCTGATCAGTTCAAAACAGTCGGCATCCAGGATCAGGCTGAGCGTACAGAAAATGCGCAGGCAAACTCACCCGTACAGCAAAATCAAGATGAAAACCTTCTCACTCTTGAAGAAGCGAAAGAGAAAGCTCTGTCTGAATTTGAAGGTGTTGTAGAGAGCATTGAGCTCGAACGTCAGAACGGCAGAATGGTATATGACATTGATATTGATAACGGACCTGAAGATGTGGACCTTGATATGGATGCAGTGACCGGAGAAGTACTAAGAAGTAAAACGGACTGGGATGATGACGATGACAGAGACTCAGATGTAAACAGTAAGGACCTGCTATCCAAACAGGAAGCACTGGATATTGCAACAGCTGAATTCACCGGAAAACCGGAAGAAATCGAGCTGGATGATGATGACGGCAAAATGATTTATGAAATCGAACTGAAGAATGGTGAACAGGAAGCTGAATTTGATATCGATGCAGTGACGGGAGACATCCTTAATATGGAGTTTGATGATTAA
- a CDS encoding zinc-binding dehydrogenase — MKALLLKDKGQWREMQVEEIEKPVPAEGEILVRVKAVGLNPVDYKTGQNGSPAWTYPHILGLDAAGEVEETGAGVTGFDKGDRVVFLADMTKKGAFAEYAIAKARTVSKLPEGVSFTDAAALPVAAYTAYQALFYKLHIQKNKTILIHAGAGGVGGFAIQLAKYAGLTVITTASEENHDHVKQLGADFAIDYNKEDFVQKTKEYTDDLGVNYVLDTVGRENATKSLEALAYNGQIAFIAGQPEMNESISFAHPISFHHVALGSVYQSENHDEEATLKSIGDHLVELLAKGEIKSLVEQVISLEEVPKGLEELETRKVKGKIVAEIN; from the coding sequence GTGAAAGCATTACTTTTAAAGGATAAAGGACAATGGCGTGAGATGCAGGTAGAGGAGATAGAAAAGCCGGTGCCTGCAGAAGGTGAAATTCTGGTAAGGGTGAAAGCTGTGGGACTGAATCCTGTTGATTATAAAACCGGTCAAAATGGTTCTCCGGCCTGGACGTACCCGCATATTTTGGGACTTGATGCAGCTGGTGAGGTAGAAGAAACAGGGGCTGGTGTTACAGGCTTTGACAAGGGAGATCGCGTTGTATTTCTGGCAGATATGACTAAGAAAGGCGCATTTGCAGAGTATGCAATTGCCAAAGCGCGTACAGTATCCAAGCTTCCTGAGGGCGTATCTTTTACTGATGCAGCTGCACTGCCTGTGGCTGCCTATACGGCTTATCAGGCGTTGTTTTATAAGCTTCATATTCAAAAGAACAAAACGATTCTGATTCATGCAGGAGCTGGCGGAGTAGGCGGATTTGCCATTCAGCTTGCAAAATATGCGGGGCTGACAGTCATTACGACTGCTTCAGAAGAGAATCATGATCATGTGAAGCAGCTGGGTGCAGACTTCGCGATTGACTATAACAAGGAAGATTTTGTTCAGAAAACAAAAGAATACACAGATGACCTGGGTGTGAACTATGTACTTGATACAGTCGGAAGGGAAAATGCGACTAAATCACTTGAAGCACTTGCCTATAATGGACAGATCGCCTTTATTGCCGGTCAGCCTGAAATGAATGAATCGATTTCATTCGCACATCCGATTTCTTTTCACCATGTAGCACTTGGCAGTGTGTATCAATCAGAAAATCATGATGAAGAAGCAACGCTGAAATCAATTGGTGATCATCTGGTTGAACTGCTTGCTAAAGGAGAAATAAAAAGCCTTGTAGAGCAGGTAATCTCACTCGAAGAAGTTCCTAAAGGACTGGAAGAGCTTGAAACGAGAAAAGTAAAAGGAAAGATTGTAGCGGAGATTAACTAA
- a CDS encoding response regulator transcription factor, translated as MSIKLLIADDHHVVRRGLVFFLKTQKDIEIVGEAKNGVEAVAMVKKFQPDVVLMDLVMPEMDGIEATREIKRALPSTEIMMLTSFSDQDHVVPAIEAGAAGYQLKDIEPDELADSIRKLVKGENTLHPKATSHLMTRVNQEEPSPHEVHQLTKREKDVLLELAKGKSNKEIASSLFITEKTVKTHISNLFSKLEVSDRTQAALYAVKHGLASTERKF; from the coding sequence ATGTCAATTAAATTACTGATCGCAGACGATCACCATGTTGTCAGAAGAGGACTCGTCTTCTTTTTAAAAACCCAGAAGGACATTGAAATCGTCGGCGAGGCGAAAAACGGAGTTGAAGCTGTCGCGATGGTTAAGAAATTCCAGCCTGATGTTGTGCTGATGGACCTTGTAATGCCTGAGATGGATGGCATAGAAGCGACAAGAGAAATCAAGCGTGCGCTTCCTTCAACGGAAATTATGATGCTGACAAGCTTTTCCGACCAGGATCATGTTGTGCCGGCTATTGAAGCCGGAGCAGCAGGGTATCAGCTGAAAGATATCGAGCCTGATGAACTGGCAGACTCGATCCGGAAGCTTGTGAAAGGTGAAAATACATTACACCCTAAAGCGACGAGTCACTTAATGACACGCGTGAACCAAGAAGAGCCATCGCCCCATGAAGTTCATCAGCTGACTAAAAGAGAAAAGGATGTCCTGCTGGAGCTGGCAAAAGGAAAAAGCAACAAGGAGATTGCATCTTCATTATTTATTACCGAAAAAACTGTAAAAACGCATATATCTAATCTCTTTTCGAAGCTTGAAGTATCTGATCGTACACAGGCTGCACTCTATGCAGTGAAACATGGCCTGGCTTCAACTGAGAGAAAATTTTAA
- a CDS encoding GAF domain-containing sensor histidine kinase, whose amino-acid sequence MNDPSHVTILKEIAELLNEETELEPMLQGSLEKFLEGTDFHTGWVFFIEENGKHALIAHENLPDILTEQDCFYMKTGGCWCVNRFRQGRLRKASNIIECKRITEAIDRSQVNPEGITHHATVPLQSGNERFGLLNVATPGRREFEANELALLESVAFQIGSAIKRIQLTKKEQEVALMQERNRLARDLHDSVNQLLFSMTLTARGGAEMSDEQDVKETFQSLQSLAQEALTEMRALIWQLRPKGMEGGLTEALNGFAEMLGLKATIKIEGVLNLPSKVEETIFRIGQEAITNCKRHAGADEIYIWIEAEADKIKLTIRDFGRGFYPDHVEKLPSVGISSMKERTRLLNGDFSLKSHPAEGTQIKIVLPY is encoded by the coding sequence ATGAACGATCCCTCACATGTAACAATCCTGAAAGAAATTGCTGAGCTTCTGAACGAGGAAACAGAACTCGAACCGATGCTTCAGGGATCACTTGAAAAATTCCTTGAAGGTACAGATTTTCACACAGGCTGGGTCTTTTTTATTGAGGAAAACGGCAAACATGCCTTAATTGCTCACGAAAACCTTCCTGATATTCTGACTGAACAGGATTGTTTCTATATGAAAACAGGCGGCTGCTGGTGTGTAAACCGCTTTAGACAGGGGAGACTGAGAAAGGCCTCTAATATAATTGAATGCAAGAGGATCACAGAAGCAATCGACCGCAGTCAGGTAAACCCTGAAGGCATCACACATCACGCAACAGTGCCGCTGCAATCAGGTAACGAACGTTTTGGGCTACTGAATGTAGCTACACCAGGCAGAAGAGAATTTGAAGCAAATGAGCTGGCACTGCTTGAATCCGTTGCATTTCAGATCGGGTCTGCGATCAAGCGGATCCAGCTGACTAAAAAAGAGCAGGAAGTTGCCTTAATGCAGGAGCGGAACAGGCTTGCCAGGGATCTGCATGACTCAGTTAACCAGCTGTTATTTTCAATGACGCTCACAGCAAGAGGCGGAGCGGAGATGTCTGATGAGCAGGATGTAAAAGAAACATTTCAGAGCCTCCAGTCACTTGCCCAGGAAGCGCTGACTGAAATGAGAGCGCTGATCTGGCAGCTTCGCCCTAAAGGCATGGAAGGCGGGCTGACTGAAGCGCTGAACGGTTTTGCTGAGATGCTTGGATTAAAAGCGACCATCAAAATTGAAGGGGTTCTGAACCTGCCTTCGAAGGTGGAAGAAACCATTTTCAGGATCGGTCAGGAAGCCATTACAAACTGTAAAAGGCATGCCGGAGCAGATGAAATTTATATCTGGATTGAAGCGGAAGCAGACAAAATTAAGCTGACCATCCGAGATTTTGGCCGGGGTTTTTATCCAGATCACGTAGAGAAGCTTCCGTCAGTGGGCATCTCGAGTATGAAAGAGCGAACAAGGCTTTTAAATGGAGATTTTTCGCTGAAAAGCCATCCTGCTGAAGGAACACAGATAAAAATTGTATTGCCCTACTAG
- a CDS encoding phospho-sugar mutase — protein MSVQNTYNKWVTYEGLDQELHAELAAMKGNDKAIEDAFYKNLEFGTGGMRGEIGAGTNKMNIYTVRKAAEGLAKYIEKSGEEAKNKGVVLAYDCRRKSPEFSMEIARTLASHGIKTYVFESLRSTPELSFAVRHLGTFMGGMTTASHNPPEYNGFKVYGADGAQLNLKDADDVIDEINLIENELDIQVKPVEELKSAGLIEIVGADLDDAYAEHLITVSEKPQMAKESDLKVVFSPLHGASNAMVQRGLKALGYDVHVVAEQEMPDSEFPTLKSPNPEEPGAFEYAIRDGKKVNADLLITADPDGDRLGLAVQGPNGEYTLLTGNQTGALLLDYLLARKKEKGQLPENGRVFKTIVTSEIGRKVAEHYGATAEDVLTGFKFIGEKIKHYQASGEYEFLFGYEESYGYLVKDFARDKDAIQAALLATEAAAYHKAEGKTLYEVLLAIYERHGYYKEDLESITMKGKDGAEKIQSLLSSLRATPLQEVAGLSVEAQEDYLTSLRRHSKEGAEYKINLPASNVLKYFLEDGSWVCVRPSGTEPKIKFYFSVVGTSLDDSEEKLSSIKKSFMEKIKAELN, from the coding sequence ATGAGCGTACAGAATACATATAACAAATGGGTGACTTATGAAGGACTGGATCAGGAGCTGCATGCTGAACTGGCAGCAATGAAAGGGAACGATAAAGCAATTGAAGATGCATTTTATAAGAACCTTGAATTCGGTACAGGCGGTATGCGCGGTGAAATCGGTGCAGGAACGAATAAAATGAACATTTATACAGTCCGCAAAGCTGCAGAGGGACTGGCGAAATACATAGAAAAAAGCGGGGAAGAAGCAAAAAATAAAGGCGTTGTGCTGGCATATGACTGCCGCAGAAAATCTCCTGAGTTCTCTATGGAAATTGCACGCACGCTCGCTTCTCACGGAATTAAAACGTACGTCTTTGAATCACTCAGATCAACGCCTGAGCTGTCATTTGCCGTTCGTCATCTTGGAACTTTCATGGGCGGAATGACAACAGCCAGTCATAACCCTCCTGAATATAACGGTTTTAAAGTATATGGGGCTGATGGTGCCCAGCTGAACCTCAAGGATGCAGATGATGTGATTGATGAAATCAACCTGATCGAAAACGAACTCGATATTCAGGTAAAGCCTGTTGAGGAGCTGAAGTCTGCAGGTCTGATTGAAATTGTTGGTGCTGATCTGGACGATGCGTATGCTGAACACCTGATTACAGTTTCTGAAAAGCCTCAGATGGCAAAGGAATCAGACTTGAAGGTTGTTTTCTCTCCTCTGCACGGTGCATCTAACGCGATGGTACAGCGCGGACTGAAAGCGCTTGGATATGATGTCCATGTGGTAGCAGAGCAGGAAATGCCTGATTCAGAATTCCCTACCCTTAAATCTCCAAACCCTGAAGAACCGGGTGCATTTGAGTATGCGATCAGAGATGGAAAGAAGGTAAATGCCGACCTGCTGATCACAGCTGATCCGGACGGTGACAGACTCGGACTAGCAGTACAGGGACCAAACGGAGAGTATACGCTGTTAACTGGTAATCAGACAGGTGCGCTCCTGCTCGATTATCTGCTGGCACGTAAAAAAGAAAAAGGTCAGCTGCCTGAAAATGGACGGGTATTCAAAACCATCGTTACATCAGAAATCGGCAGAAAAGTAGCTGAGCATTATGGTGCAACAGCTGAAGACGTTCTGACAGGATTCAAATTTATCGGTGAAAAAATTAAGCATTATCAGGCCTCAGGTGAATATGAATTCCTTTTTGGCTATGAAGAAAGCTACGGCTACCTTGTAAAAGACTTTGCGCGTGATAAAGATGCGATTCAGGCAGCACTGCTCGCAACAGAAGCCGCAGCTTATCATAAAGCTGAAGGCAAGACACTGTATGAAGTGCTTCTCGCAATTTATGAGCGGCACGGTTATTACAAGGAGGATCTTGAATCCATCACAATGAAGGGGAAGGATGGGGCTGAAAAAATCCAGTCACTTTTATCATCCCTTCGTGCAACACCGCTTCAGGAAGTTGCAGGCTTATCTGTTGAAGCACAGGAAGATTATTTAACATCTCTGCGCCGCCACTCAAAAGAAGGCGCTGAGTATAAAATCAACCTGCCTGCATCAAACGTGCTGAAATATTTCCTTGAAGATGGCTCATGGGTATGCGTCAGACCAAGCGGTACAGAACCGAAAATCAAATTCTACTTCAGCGTAGTCGGCACATCACTCGACGACAGTGAAGAAAAACTGAGCAGCATTAAAAAATCCTTTATGGAGAAAATTAAAGCTGAGTTGAACTGA
- a CDS encoding GNAT family N-acetyltransferase, with translation MSEKLDLSQFEKKMIIRKMIHADIDKIIHMQKLCFPGMQPWKTEHLESHLDMFPDGQLVAELDGDIIGSCSSLIINFDEYDDRHTWDDVTDEGYITNHNPDGYNLYGIEVMVHPEFRRMKVGHRLYEARRELAREFNLKSIIIGGRIPNYHKYAGEMSPREYVDSVQMHKIYDPVLSFQLINGFTLMRINPNYLPDDKQSNKYATLMEWNNVDYRPKSKRHFKTSHPVRICVVQYMMRQIDSFTDFANQVEYFTDVASDAQSDFVVFPEIFTTQLMSFLNEKSPSMAVRKLTDYTEEYIELFTDLAVRYNVNIIGGSHFVKEDDDEIYNIAYLFRRDGTIEKQYKLHITPNERKWWGISPGDTVRVFDTDCGKIAIQICYDIEFPELARIATDMGAKIIFTPFCTEDRQGYLRVRYCSQARAVENQIYTVISGTVGNLPETENMDIQYAQSAIFAPSDFEFARDGIVGETDPNLEMVMIGDVDLEILRRQRQGGTVRQLKDRRHDIYSINYKK, from the coding sequence ATGTCTGAAAAACTTGATTTATCTCAATTTGAGAAAAAAATGATCATTCGTAAAATGATTCATGCAGATATAGATAAAATTATTCATATGCAAAAGCTTTGCTTTCCCGGCATGCAGCCATGGAAAACAGAGCACCTTGAAAGTCATCTGGACATGTTCCCCGATGGTCAGCTTGTCGCGGAGCTGGATGGCGATATTATCGGTTCATGCTCAAGTCTGATTATTAACTTTGATGAATATGATGACCGTCATACATGGGACGATGTAACCGATGAAGGTTATATCACAAACCACAATCCTGACGGCTACAACCTCTACGGAATTGAAGTAATGGTTCACCCGGAATTCCGCCGGATGAAGGTTGGGCACAGATTATATGAAGCAAGAAGAGAATTAGCGAGAGAATTCAACCTGAAAAGTATTATTATCGGCGGAAGAATTCCGAACTATCACAAATACGCAGGGGAAATGTCTCCACGTGAATACGTAGATTCTGTTCAGATGCATAAAATCTATGATCCGGTTCTGTCATTTCAGCTGATTAACGGCTTTACACTGATGCGGATCAATCCGAACTATCTGCCGGATGATAAGCAGTCAAATAAATATGCAACGCTGATGGAATGGAACAATGTGGACTATCGTCCGAAATCAAAGAGACACTTTAAGACGAGTCATCCTGTAAGAATCTGTGTTGTGCAGTACATGATGCGTCAGATCGATTCATTTACTGATTTTGCAAATCAGGTTGAATATTTTACTGATGTGGCTTCAGATGCACAATCAGATTTTGTTGTGTTCCCTGAGATCTTCACAACACAGCTGATGTCATTCCTGAATGAAAAGTCTCCTAGTATGGCAGTAAGAAAGCTGACGGATTACACAGAAGAATACATTGAACTCTTCACGGATCTTGCAGTACGTTATAACGTCAATATCATTGGCGGCTCCCACTTTGTGAAAGAGGACGATGATGAGATTTATAACATCGCTTATCTGTTCAGAAGAGACGGGACGATTGAGAAGCAGTACAAGCTTCATATTACGCCAAATGAACGTAAATGGTGGGGCATCAGCCCTGGAGACACAGTCAGGGTATTTGATACAGACTGCGGCAAAATCGCGATTCAAATCTGTTATGACATTGAATTCCCTGAACTTGCACGTATTGCAACAGATATGGGTGCGAAAATTATCTTTACGCCATTCTGTACAGAAGATCGTCAGGGTTACCTGCGCGTAAGATACTGTTCACAGGCACGTGCTGTTGAAAACCAGATCTATACAGTCATTTCTGGTACAGTCGGCAACCTGCCTGAAACTGAAAATATGGATATTCAATATGCTCAGTCAGCCATCTTTGCACCGTCTGACTTCGAGTTTGCACGTGATGGTATTGTCGGTGAAACAGACCCTAACCTTGAGATGGTGATGATCGGGGATGTCGATCTCGAAATCCTCCGCCGCCAGCGCCAGGGCGGAACGGTACGCCAGCTGAAAGACCGCAGACACGATATTTATTCGATTAATTATAAAAAGTAA
- a CDS encoding disulfide oxidoreductase, translated as MTKKIENMLFAAWAAAFTATMGSLYFSEIRGFEPCELCWYQRIFMYPLVVILLIAVVKKDAKAALYSAILSGIGGCISIYHYSIQKIDALSTSAPACGRVPCTGEYINWAGFITIPFLALTAFTIIFTLSLIILKQPKGATPS; from the coding sequence ATGACCAAAAAGATAGAAAACATGCTTTTTGCTGCCTGGGCTGCCGCTTTTACTGCTACGATGGGGTCACTATATTTCTCTGAGATCAGAGGCTTCGAGCCTTGTGAGCTTTGCTGGTATCAGCGCATTTTTATGTACCCGCTTGTAGTAATTTTACTCATCGCAGTCGTAAAAAAAGATGCAAAAGCAGCACTTTATTCTGCTATTCTTTCAGGAATTGGCGGATGTATATCCATTTATCATTACAGTATCCAGAAGATCGACGCGCTATCAACTTCAGCACCTGCATGCGGAAGAGTGCCATGTACAGGTGAATATATTAATTGGGCCGGATTCATTACAATTCCATTCCTGGCGTTAACTGCATTCACCATTATTTTTACCTTAAGTCTAATCATTCTTAAGCAACCGAAAGGAGCAACACCATCATGA
- a CDS encoding thioredoxin family protein, producing MKKILIFGGVIVLIFAAIALITNMQNASKTEDNPYGKDDLDQSTIDLLDDENYQNQIVPEDLEERISSGEPTTVYFFSPECQYCLETTPMLAPLAEEMDVDMVQHNLIEFQDSWNKYGIQSTPTLIHYEDGEAVDGIVGAATEEDYRAFFERNVTGE from the coding sequence ATGAAAAAAATTCTGATTTTTGGCGGCGTGATTGTACTGATTTTCGCAGCAATCGCACTGATCACAAATATGCAAAATGCCTCAAAAACAGAGGACAACCCTTACGGAAAAGATGATTTGGATCAATCTACAATTGATCTGCTTGATGATGAAAATTATCAGAACCAGATTGTACCGGAAGACCTTGAAGAACGTATCTCAAGCGGTGAGCCGACAACGGTTTACTTCTTCAGCCCTGAATGTCAGTACTGCCTGGAGACAACACCTATGCTTGCTCCACTCGCTGAAGAAATGGATGTAGACATGGTTCAGCATAATTTAATTGAGTTCCAGGATTCATGGAACAAATACGGCATCCAGTCTACACCAACTTTGATCCATTATGAAGATGGAGAGGCTGTAGATGGTATCGTAGGTGCTGCAACTGAAGAGGATTACAGAGCATTCTTTGAGCGCAATGTAACAGGAGAATAA